A single window of Castor canadensis chromosome 3, mCasCan1.hap1v2, whole genome shotgun sequence DNA harbors:
- the LOC109677044 gene encoding LOW QUALITY PROTEIN: G-protein coupled receptor family C group 5 member D-like (The sequence of the model RefSeq protein was modified relative to this genomic sequence to represent the inferred CDS: inserted 1 base in 1 codon) gives MYEDCVKSTEDYYLFCDTKGPWXIVLESLASIGIVVTIILLFASPFLMRRVQDFSQWNVLPTQFLFLLGVLGLFGLAFAFIIQLNQQTAPACYFLFGVLFAICFSCLLAHASNLVKLVRGRVSFCWTTLLGIAIGLSLLQKIIAIEYVTLIMTRGMMFVHMTPCQLNMDFVVLLVYVLFLMALTFFVSKATFCDPCENWKQHGQLIFVTVLVSIVIWVVWISMLMKGNPELQRQPQWDDPVICISLITSAWVFLLLCIIPEFCILYRSCRQECPSPANACPLPAYQRSFRVENQELSRARASEGTEEDGALTAYGTPIQLQNVDPAQEYLIPRAALSPQQDAGL, from the exons ATGTATGAGGACTGCGTGAAGTCCACTGAAGACTATTACCTCTTCTGTGACACCAAGGGGCCAT CCATTGTGCTAGAGTCCTTGGCATCTATTGGCATAGTGGTCACAATTATACTTCTCTTTGCCTCTCCCTTCCTCATGAGAAGGGTACAAGACTTCAGCCAGTGGAATGTCCTCCCCACCCAGTTCCTCTTCCTTCTGGGTGTGCTGGGGCTCTTTGGACTTGCTTTTGCCTTCATCATCCAGCTCAATCAACAAACCGCCCCTGCATGCTACTTTCTCTTTGGGGTCCTTTTTGCTATCTGTTTTTCATGCCTCTTGGCTCACGCCTCTAACCTGGTGAAGCTGGTCCGGGGTAGAGTGTCCTTCTGTTGGACAACGCTTCTGGGGATTGCTATTGGTCTCAGTCTGTTGCAGAAGATCATTGCTATTGAGTACGTGACACTCATCATGACCAGAGGAATGATGTTTGTGCACATGACGCCCTGTCAGCTCAATATGGACTTTGTCGTCCTCCTGGTCTATGTCCTCTTCCTGATGGCCCTCACATTCTTTGTCTCTAAAGCCACCTTCTGTGACCCATGTGAGAACTGGAAGCAGCATGGACAGCTTATCTTTGTCACTGTGCTTGTCTCCATCGTGATCTGGGTGGTGTGGATCTCCATGCTCATGAAAGGCAACCCGGAGCTCCAGCGACAGCCCCAGTGGGACGACCCCGTCATCTGCATCAGCCTGATCACCAGTGCATGGGTTTTCCTGCTGCTGTGCATCATACCAGAGTTCTGCATTCTGTACAGATCGTGTAGACAGGAGTGCCCTTCACCAGCCAATGCCTGTCCGCTCCCAGCCTACCAACGCAGCTTCCGGGTGGAGAACCAGGAGCTCTCCAGAGCCCGAGCCAGTGAGGGAACTGAGGAGGATGGAGCGTTAACTGCATATGGTACTCCCATTCAGCTGCAGAATGTTGATCCCGCACAAGAGTATCTCATCCCACGCGCTGCCCTAAGTCCCCAGCAAGATGCAGGATTGTGA